ATGAACCCTAAAAAGTATGATTTATAGTCATATAAATGAGCCATTTTTACCTAATAAAATTTTAGGCATAAATGGCTATTTAATTTATCTATTCTTTTTCTTTTTTGATAACTCAATAAAAATCATCTTGAAAAATTTTCTCCAAGGATGGTCTTGTGGTGGTATATATTTAATTTTTTCTGTTTTCTCAATTGGCTTTTCATTGAAATTTTTAGAAAATTCTAAAATGTTATCAATCTTTTTTAAATCAAATATTTCATTATCTAATATCATGTGTAATGTACCAGTTAATGACTTAGCAACTACAATTTTAGTCTTATTATGTAAATACATATTTTCCCCTTTATGATTTAAAGGTACATATTTATTATTTTCATATGATATACAGTGCCCTGATATTACTCTTTTATTAAATATTGATAGAACTTTATTTAATTCTTCATCAGTATATGTTTGACATTCAAATCTATTTTCTATATCATTAAATTTAGAAAGAGCCTTTTCATTATGTTGTTTTACAAATTCAATTAAATATTTATTAGCTTCATTAATGTTTTTAATGCCGTAAAAACTTAATTCAGCAGCTAATCTAGATTGTAATGTTTTAAAGGTTCTTTCTACTGTACCTTTAGCTTGTGCTACAGAAGTAGTTTCTAATTCTATACCAAGAAAACGACACATTATTCCAAAGTTCGTTTTCTTTTCAGTATCTTCTGAATATTTAAAAACAGTTCTATTATCTGCTATTAATTTATATGGTATACCATAATTAATTAAAACTTGTTTAAAGGCTGTATAATATCCTTTAAGTGTTTCTTGTGTATCAAAGTATGCTCCTAGTATGACTGAAGTTGCTTTATCAACAAATAGATGGAGATTGAATTTTTTATCACCAAACCATATATGTGGAGAGGCATCAGTTTCTACTATTTCTCCAAAATATTTGATTCTAGGCATATATGGATGAGCGTACTTAAAACTAATTTCATATTTTAGTTTTCTTTCAAT
This genomic interval from Oceanivirga salmonicida contains the following:
- a CDS encoding DDE-type integrase/transposase/recombinase, producing MSRKSTIRAYETLNKISKKGKKKKEKGLTEIERKLKYEISFKYAHPYMPRIKYFGEIVETDASPHIWFGDKKFNLHLFVDKATSVILGAYFDTQETLKGYYTAFKQVLINYGIPYKLIADNRTVFKYSEDTEKKTNFGIMCRFLGIELETTSVAQAKGTVERTFKTLQSRLAAELSFYGIKNINEANKYLIEFVKQHNEKALSKFNDIENRFECQTYTDEELNKVLSIFNKRVISGHCISYENNKYVPLNHKGENMYLHNKTKIVVAKSLTGTLHMILDNEIFDLKKIDNILEFSKNFNEKPIEKTEKIKYIPPQDHPWRKFFKMIFIELSKKKKNR